The Salinispora tropica CNB-440 genome has a window encoding:
- a CDS encoding FAD-binding oxidoreductase codes for MGKAPTPLAATLDTAAVTALRRLVTGRVITPTDHDYDRARRIFFDGYEGRPAAIVRVVDVEDVPPVLDIARRTGVPLAIRSGGHSVHAVCDDGIVLDLSGLRALDIVPESRTAAAQPGVTAAQYTNAAGAFGLATSFGDTGSVGLGGLVLGGGIGFLVRKHGLTIDDLIAVEMITSSGDRLRIDADSHADLFWALRGGGGNFGVVTRLHLRLHRVAPIVGGTLVLPATPATIAGFLAAADSAPDELSTKVNVMPIPPLPGVPEEHHGRMGLLATMVFAGDVGSAESIYAPFRALATPLADLIHTMPYAQIFEPDDENYHPRAMSRTFFTDELLDETKAEALLAHLGSSTALVPVAQLRVLGGAMAQVAEDATAFAHRGRKMMISVAAVHESPDETDTHRSWADNFVAEQRSSQPGAYVNFLYDDGPDRRGEAYPRRTWDRLARIKQRYDPTNLFRVNVNIPPGAAHPGPSDR; via the coding sequence ATGGGCAAGGCACCGACACCGCTGGCAGCGACCCTGGACACCGCCGCTGTGACAGCCCTACGCCGTCTGGTCACCGGTCGGGTCATCACCCCTACGGACCACGACTACGACCGGGCTCGCAGAATCTTCTTCGACGGATATGAGGGTCGACCGGCCGCCATCGTGCGCGTCGTTGACGTAGAGGACGTTCCGCCGGTACTCGACATCGCACGCAGAACCGGTGTACCTCTGGCGATTCGCAGTGGCGGCCACTCGGTACACGCCGTTTGCGACGACGGCATCGTGCTAGACCTCTCCGGCCTGCGTGCGTTGGACATCGTGCCAGAGAGCCGCACTGCCGCAGCGCAGCCTGGTGTCACTGCTGCCCAGTACACCAACGCTGCCGGCGCCTTCGGCCTGGCGACCAGCTTCGGTGATACCGGTTCGGTAGGGCTCGGTGGGCTGGTGTTGGGTGGTGGCATCGGCTTTCTGGTACGCAAGCATGGACTGACGATCGACGATCTGATTGCCGTGGAGATGATCACTTCGTCCGGCGATCGGCTGCGAATCGACGCGGACAGCCATGCCGACCTGTTCTGGGCGCTGCGCGGCGGCGGCGGCAACTTCGGTGTGGTCACCCGGCTACACCTGCGTTTGCACCGGGTCGCCCCGATTGTCGGCGGCACGTTGGTCCTGCCCGCGACGCCAGCGACCATCGCAGGGTTCCTCGCCGCGGCTGATTCCGCGCCCGACGAGCTGTCCACGAAGGTCAACGTGATGCCCATACCGCCGCTGCCCGGTGTGCCCGAGGAACACCACGGGCGAATGGGCCTCTTGGCGACGATGGTCTTCGCCGGAGATGTCGGCTCCGCAGAGTCGATCTACGCGCCGTTCCGCGCGCTGGCAACTCCTCTCGCGGATCTTATTCACACCATGCCCTACGCCCAGATCTTCGAGCCGGACGACGAGAACTACCATCCGCGGGCGATGTCCCGGACCTTCTTTACCGACGAACTCCTGGATGAGACGAAAGCGGAGGCCCTGCTGGCCCACCTAGGCTCGTCCACGGCGCTGGTTCCGGTGGCGCAGCTGCGGGTGTTGGGCGGGGCGATGGCGCAGGTTGCTGAGGACGCCACCGCCTTCGCGCACCGGGGGCGGAAAATGATGATCAGTGTGGCAGCGGTCCACGAAAGCCCGGACGAGACCGACACTCATCGGTCCTGGGCGGACAATTTCGTAGCCGAGCAGCGCTCATCGCAGCCCGGTGCGTACGTCAACTTTCTCTACGACGACGGCCCCGACCGACGGGGTGAGGCATACCCGCGACGGACGTGGGACCGCCTCGCCCGGATCAAGCAACGGTACGATCCGACGAACCTCTTCCGGGTCAACGTCAATATTCCCCCTGGCGCGGCCCATCCGGGGCCTTCTGACAGATGA
- a CDS encoding class I SAM-dependent methyltransferase, translated as MGTEVVAPLLSNLIHMVRPTRVLEVGMGYTTLFLARALAEVDRAIEDERQALVEKTEPYLRDGRDLDEKWIETTPALLVPGFYNRRRATRFIAVDDLSDEHSSARRVGEALHEVGLADRVTVVNGQLRDCREALPEGFAPIDFAWVDAWECLYFFEHFWDLIDPDGGLLVMHYLMTYPEGEAILEYIADSQRLRAGEFEVLSLLEGQKLRQNSLTVIRKTAGTKPKTYAEQGQVFPMDGRFREEANTLLENARGHRLRGSDR; from the coding sequence ATGGGAACCGAGGTCGTGGCACCGCTGCTGTCGAACCTCATTCACATGGTCCGTCCGACGCGGGTGCTTGAAGTCGGCATGGGGTACACCACGTTGTTCCTGGCCAGGGCACTGGCTGAGGTCGACCGGGCGATCGAAGACGAGAGACAGGCCTTGGTCGAAAAGACCGAGCCGTACCTACGTGACGGGCGCGATCTCGACGAGAAGTGGATCGAGACGACACCCGCGCTCCTGGTTCCCGGTTTCTACAACAGGCGCAGGGCAACCAGGTTCATCGCTGTCGACGATCTGTCCGATGAGCACTCCTCGGCGCGAAGGGTAGGCGAAGCACTCCACGAAGTTGGGCTCGCGGATCGGGTCACTGTTGTCAACGGACAGCTTCGGGACTGCCGGGAGGCGCTACCCGAGGGTTTCGCGCCCATCGACTTCGCCTGGGTGGACGCCTGGGAGTGTCTCTACTTTTTCGAACACTTCTGGGATCTGATCGACCCGGACGGCGGCCTACTCGTCATGCACTACCTCATGACCTATCCCGAGGGTGAGGCTATCCTGGAGTACATTGCAGACTCCCAACGGCTTCGCGCGGGTGAATTCGAGGTGCTGAGCCTTCTCGAGGGCCAAAAACTGCGGCAAAACAGCCTGACCGTGATCCGCAAGACCGCCGGCACCAAACCCAAAACGTACGCTGAGCAGGGGCAGGTTTTCCCGATGGACGGCAGGTTCCGAGAAGAGGCGAACACCCTGCTCGAGAACGCCCGTGGCCACCGTTTGCGCGGTTCGGACAGATAG
- a CDS encoding DUF899 domain-containing protein — MNLPPVVSAQEWQAARERLLVREKEATRARDALAAERRRLPMTRIEQKYVFDGPAGRVGLADVFEGRRQLVVYHFMLTPGSSHHCEGCSMFVDNLGHPAHLNARDTTLALISRAPRTEITPFQERMGWTLPWYSSYGTDFNPAFGLTSEAGESFGLSVFLRDGDDVYRTYFTTGRGVEALGSNWTLLDLTPLGRQETWEDTPDGRPQGTPYSWWRLHDDYDR; from the coding sequence GTGAACCTGCCACCGGTTGTGTCAGCCCAGGAGTGGCAGGCCGCGCGCGAGCGGCTGCTGGTCCGGGAGAAGGAGGCGACCCGAGCCCGGGACGCGCTCGCCGCGGAGCGTCGCCGGCTGCCGATGACCCGTATCGAGCAGAAGTACGTCTTCGACGGGCCCGCCGGCCGGGTCGGCCTGGCTGACGTGTTCGAGGGGCGGCGGCAGCTGGTCGTCTACCACTTCATGCTCACGCCCGGCTCGTCGCACCACTGCGAGGGCTGCTCCATGTTCGTGGACAACCTCGGGCATCCGGCCCACCTGAACGCGCGGGACACCACACTCGCGTTGATCTCGCGGGCGCCCCGCACCGAGATCACGCCGTTCCAGGAGCGGATGGGCTGGACGTTGCCCTGGTACTCGTCCTACGGCACCGACTTCAATCCCGCGTTCGGACTGACGTCGGAGGCGGGGGAGTCCTTTGGCCTGAGCGTCTTCCTGCGGGACGGCGACGATGTGTACCGCACGTACTTCACCACCGGGCGCGGAGTTGAGGCCCTCGGCAGTAACTGGACCCTGCTCGACCTGACCCCGCTGGGCCGGCAGGAGACCTGGGAGGACACTCCGGACGGGCGGCCGCAGGGTACGCCGTACAGCTGGTGGCGACTGCACGACGACTACGACAGGTAG
- a CDS encoding non-ribosomal peptide synthetase: MVSATIQEAFSEQVRRTPDRVAVSFGDLRLTYRQLDERANQLAHRLLALNVRPEEPVAVLMDRSVELVVALLAVLKAGACYLPLHSAYPMERMQWIIDNCERPVLLTDTPTLRRGLPKTRKLIPVDTDPEIAAQPVTDPAAPRHPLQLAYLIHTSGSTGHPKGVQVTHSDVLGLVQDRVWNGDRHERVLMVAPYAFNVSTYEFWVPLLHGGQIVVAPPGDLDIATLRSLISENRITGLHLTAGLFRIIAEEAPDSLTGVREVLTGGDVIAPTAVRRVLEANPDLVVRGMYGATELTLFSTHEPMTTPFHEDTTVPIGSPMDGVQRYVLDAGMRPVVVGEVGELYVAGRGVARGYHGRADLTAERFVANPFGQPGERMYRTGDLMRVTPEGRLTFVGRIGDQVKINGFRVEPAEVEVAIASFPGLAHVAVVASPTALDGDRLVGYVVPKATEIDLAALRTHIAQALPDYMVPAGIMVVDTLPLTPNGKLDRKALPEPSFEGDAHVEGPATEREKLLLSLFADVLGVDRIGVNDGFFDLGGQSLQAMRLISRIRTTLGVDLTISDFFDAPTVADLDAHLTLRRADRSEAR, encoded by the coding sequence ATGGTTTCCGCTACCATTCAGGAAGCCTTTTCTGAGCAGGTGCGGCGGACACCGGACAGAGTCGCGGTGTCCTTCGGCGACCTGCGGCTGACGTACCGGCAGTTGGACGAACGCGCCAACCAGCTCGCACACCGGTTGCTGGCACTGAACGTCCGGCCGGAGGAGCCGGTCGCCGTGCTGATGGATCGCTCCGTCGAGCTGGTAGTCGCGCTGCTCGCCGTGTTGAAAGCAGGAGCCTGCTACCTGCCTTTACACAGCGCGTACCCGATGGAGCGCATGCAGTGGATCATCGACAACTGCGAGCGGCCGGTGCTGTTGACCGACACACCGACGCTCCGCCGCGGCCTGCCGAAGACCCGCAAGCTGATCCCTGTTGACACCGACCCAGAGATCGCGGCACAGCCAGTCACCGACCCGGCGGCACCCCGGCACCCGCTGCAGCTTGCCTACCTGATTCACACCTCGGGATCGACGGGCCACCCGAAGGGCGTCCAAGTCACCCATTCCGACGTACTCGGCCTTGTGCAGGACCGAGTCTGGAACGGCGACCGACACGAACGAGTGCTGATGGTGGCACCGTACGCGTTCAATGTATCCACCTACGAATTCTGGGTACCGCTACTGCACGGCGGGCAGATCGTCGTCGCGCCGCCGGGTGACCTCGATATCGCCACGCTGCGGTCCCTCATCTCGGAGAACCGGATCACCGGCCTGCACCTGACCGCGGGTCTGTTCCGGATCATCGCCGAGGAGGCCCCGGACAGCCTCACCGGCGTGCGGGAGGTGCTGACCGGAGGCGACGTGATCGCACCGACTGCGGTTCGTCGGGTGCTGGAGGCGAATCCCGACCTCGTCGTACGTGGCATGTACGGGGCCACCGAGCTGACTCTGTTCTCCACCCACGAACCGATGACAACTCCCTTCCACGAGGACACGACGGTTCCGATCGGATCGCCGATGGACGGTGTCCAGAGGTACGTCCTCGACGCGGGGATGCGCCCGGTCGTCGTCGGTGAGGTAGGTGAGCTCTACGTCGCCGGCCGGGGCGTGGCCCGCGGCTACCACGGTCGGGCCGACCTGACCGCAGAGCGCTTCGTCGCCAACCCGTTCGGCCAGCCGGGCGAGCGGATGTACCGCACTGGCGACCTGATGCGCGTCACACCCGAAGGCCGACTGACCTTCGTGGGCCGGATCGGCGATCAGGTCAAAATCAACGGCTTTCGGGTGGAACCGGCCGAGGTCGAGGTCGCCATCGCGAGCTTCCCCGGACTCGCGCACGTCGCGGTCGTCGCGAGTCCCACTGCTCTGGACGGTGACCGACTGGTCGGCTACGTCGTACCGAAGGCTACCGAGATCGACCTGGCGGCGCTGCGGACGCATATCGCCCAGGCGCTGCCGGACTACATGGTTCCGGCCGGAATCATGGTCGTAGACACGCTTCCGTTAACGCCGAACGGGAAACTGGACCGCAAAGCCCTGCCGGAGCCCAGCTTCGAGGGGGATGCCCATGTCGAAGGGCCGGCTACCGAGCGGGAGAAGCTACTGCTCTCACTGTTCGCCGATGTGCTGGGCGTTGACCGAATCGGCGTGAACGACGGATTCTTCGACCTCGGCGGTCAGTCGCTACAGGCGATGCGACTGATCAGCCGGATCCGGACGACGCTCGGCGTTGACCTAACCATCAGCGACTTCTTTGACGCACCAACCGTGGCAGACCTCGACGCGCACCTCACGCTGCGCCGAGCAGACCGGAGTGAGGCGAGATGA
- a CDS encoding DUF2306 domain-containing protein, whose product MRETLQSARNDSTDETKPPRRQRPVETTRWPWYRSPWVIAAAVIVVFNLLYALPRYLSLDPTLSRVGIDPDFPLHHEIIVVHVVTGNIAMVAMFLQILPWLRQRSVRFHRWSGLVYLYGGALPSALLALALLPPSLAPTGKVGLAAMSIAWIATSVAGYRTQARHHYRDHRRWMTYSFAIALGTSWGRTLNLGMQTFPWFKMDIMIFLELVSWLWVVNVLIAHWWLQRRTRLNRARASLRPKSNISVSE is encoded by the coding sequence GTGAGGGAAACCCTGCAGAGCGCCCGGAACGACTCGACCGACGAGACGAAGCCACCCCGCCGGCAGCGCCCGGTCGAGACGACCCGGTGGCCCTGGTACCGCAGCCCCTGGGTGATCGCAGCTGCGGTGATCGTCGTCTTCAATCTGTTGTACGCGCTACCCCGATATCTCAGCCTCGACCCGACCCTGTCCCGGGTCGGCATCGACCCGGACTTCCCGCTGCACCACGAAATCATCGTTGTACATGTGGTGACCGGCAACATCGCCATGGTCGCCATGTTCCTGCAGATCCTGCCGTGGCTACGGCAGCGCTCGGTACGATTTCACAGGTGGAGCGGCCTGGTATACCTGTATGGTGGGGCTCTTCCTTCCGCCCTCCTCGCATTGGCGCTGCTTCCGCCTTCACTGGCTCCGACCGGAAAGGTCGGGCTTGCCGCAATGTCCATCGCCTGGATCGCCACGTCGGTCGCCGGCTACCGGACACAGGCCCGGCATCACTACCGTGATCATCGCAGGTGGATGACATACAGTTTCGCCATCGCCCTCGGTACTTCGTGGGGCCGGACTCTCAATCTCGGCATGCAGACATTCCCCTGGTTCAAGATGGACATAATGATCTTCCTCGAGCTGGTGTCCTGGTTGTGGGTGGTAAATGTTCTCATCGCGCACTGGTGGCTGCAACGTCGAACGCGGCTCAACAGGGCCCGCGCGAGCCTCCGGCCGAAGAGCAATATCTCAGTGAGCGAGTGA
- a CDS encoding MbtH family protein, with translation MTSPFDIEDGTYVVLVNAENQHSLWPHAVEVPAGWSVVCGPTGRSSCLEYVSTHWADLRPRSLLAELNN, from the coding sequence ATGACCAGTCCCTTTGACATCGAGGACGGCACGTATGTCGTGTTGGTCAACGCGGAGAACCAACACTCGCTGTGGCCGCATGCCGTCGAGGTACCGGCGGGATGGTCCGTCGTCTGCGGTCCGACTGGCCGTTCTTCCTGCCTCGAGTACGTCAGTACGCACTGGGCTGATCTGCGCCCGCGCAGTCTTCTGGCCGAGCTGAACAATTGA
- the hppD gene encoding 4-hydroxyphenylpyruvate dioxygenase, whose amino-acid sequence MSTDDITVFDNMVLDHVSFYAEDASAAAKWLVSGYGFAEYEDDRAFTGFPDARSVVVGVNDIRFRITQPLADSHPANRYLTRHGDGVADIALRVPDATAAYLAAVRRGATPVAEPTERGGLVTATIGAFGDVTHTFVQGRAGMIGVVPAEGPGNRRSTSGADGELGEIDHFAVCVYAGDLDTTVSFYRDVLDFELIFAERVQVGSQAMTTKVVQSRSGTLTLTLIEPDLNCEAGHINDFLTNHRGPGVQHIAFTAECIVQAVDVIGARGVELLSTPDAYYAALPARMDLARYTVDELRSRSILVDSDHDGQLYQIFTKSVHPRNTIFLEIIERLGARGFGSGNIRALYEAVERTREQE is encoded by the coding sequence GTGTCAACCGATGACATAACAGTCTTCGACAACATGGTTCTCGACCACGTCAGCTTCTACGCCGAGGACGCTTCAGCCGCCGCGAAATGGCTCGTTTCCGGGTACGGGTTCGCCGAGTACGAGGACGATCGAGCCTTCACCGGGTTCCCCGACGCCCGCTCGGTGGTCGTCGGCGTGAATGATATCCGTTTCCGGATCACACAGCCTCTGGCTGACAGCCATCCGGCCAACCGCTACCTCACCCGACACGGTGACGGAGTAGCCGACATTGCACTCCGGGTCCCGGACGCCACGGCTGCCTACCTGGCCGCGGTGCGACGTGGTGCGACACCAGTGGCGGAGCCGACCGAGCGGGGCGGCCTGGTGACCGCGACCATCGGCGCTTTCGGCGACGTGACGCACACTTTCGTGCAGGGCCGTGCTGGCATGATCGGAGTGGTTCCGGCGGAAGGGCCGGGGAACCGTCGCAGCACATCCGGTGCCGACGGTGAACTGGGCGAGATCGACCACTTCGCGGTATGCGTGTACGCCGGTGACCTGGACACGACCGTGTCATTCTATCGGGATGTTCTGGACTTCGAACTGATCTTCGCTGAGCGGGTTCAGGTGGGGTCACAGGCAATGACCACCAAGGTGGTACAAAGCCGTTCCGGTACCTTGACCTTGACGTTGATCGAGCCAGACCTGAACTGCGAGGCAGGCCATATCAACGACTTCCTGACCAATCACCGTGGACCAGGGGTACAGCACATCGCGTTCACCGCGGAGTGTATCGTACAAGCTGTCGACGTGATCGGAGCACGCGGGGTAGAGCTACTCTCCACGCCAGATGCCTACTATGCCGCACTACCCGCCCGAATGGACCTGGCCCGGTACACCGTTGACGAGCTGCGCAGTCGAAGCATTCTGGTGGACAGCGACCATGACGGGCAGCTTTACCAGATTTTCACCAAATCGGTGCACCCGCGGAACACCATCTTCCTGGAGATCATCGAGCGTCTCGGCGCTCGAGGCTTCGGCAGTGGCAACATCAGGGCGTTGTATGAGGCGGTCGAGCGTACGCGGGAGCAGGAATGA
- a CDS encoding class I SAM-dependent methyltransferase: MGRSSIAELLLSFAAAPAKDSFEEYQQLTAALWRDGELTELAHGAVSTVVDCLDEVADSHKGYLAILLGLLAEADPSPHGEVVAGVRKGLDRYLDLLARQPSGQPLALALLYLVGHFPEARDQIMSSVAGHRLAEDDLTRLTRVLQPLDADDVVLGRVWPSPAEWTLSEAEREHDRTWIARLSPEQVAATYAGDTLMLLGYSGAKAYWALQNGVPGRAASPDPYGDAAPENPPPFAPETIQRHTSALRCPTCHSRLIVADDVVTCTGCESQFSTAHGVLDLTGALAESGDPDDVLRNAAVQRRIGLFYENVLRPGFLRLMGSNWSNQIMPWHEDAYLVENTRPVDGPVLDLAAGAGRWTAVLTNALDGGRMIALDLNPVMLTWLRGRLPEVAAVRASALDLPFGEATLGAVNCWNALQALPDPASAITEIGRCLRPGGSFTLLTFRSSDDPIYRYFQNSFRGPGFPDGGMPLFRLEDIRTWLDQAGLTVRAESVPGTFILVTAERR; the protein is encoded by the coding sequence ATGGGTCGGTCATCCATTGCCGAGCTACTGTTGTCGTTCGCCGCCGCTCCGGCAAAAGATTCCTTCGAGGAATACCAACAACTGACGGCAGCACTTTGGCGTGACGGAGAGCTGACCGAACTGGCGCACGGGGCAGTCTCCACCGTTGTGGACTGCCTGGACGAAGTCGCTGACAGCCACAAGGGATATCTAGCGATCCTCCTTGGCCTGCTGGCCGAAGCCGATCCGTCGCCACACGGTGAGGTGGTGGCAGGAGTGCGTAAGGGTCTCGACCGGTATCTCGATCTGCTGGCCCGGCAACCGAGTGGCCAGCCACTTGCTCTCGCGCTGCTGTACCTGGTCGGGCACTTCCCGGAGGCCCGGGACCAGATCATGAGCTCAGTCGCTGGCCACCGGCTGGCCGAGGATGACCTGACCAGACTGACGCGGGTGCTGCAACCCCTTGACGCCGATGACGTCGTGTTGGGCCGAGTCTGGCCGTCGCCAGCCGAATGGACCCTGAGCGAGGCTGAGCGCGAACACGACAGAACATGGATCGCACGGCTCAGTCCCGAACAGGTCGCCGCCACTTACGCCGGCGACACTCTCATGCTGCTCGGCTACTCCGGCGCCAAGGCGTATTGGGCGCTCCAAAACGGTGTGCCGGGCAGGGCGGCTAGCCCGGATCCCTATGGCGACGCCGCACCAGAGAACCCACCGCCGTTCGCCCCGGAGACGATCCAGCGACACACGTCGGCACTGCGCTGTCCAACATGTCACTCTAGACTCATTGTGGCCGACGACGTCGTGACGTGCACTGGGTGCGAAAGCCAATTCTCCACGGCGCACGGCGTGCTCGATCTGACCGGTGCCCTCGCCGAGTCGGGCGACCCAGACGATGTGCTGCGGAACGCAGCCGTTCAGCGACGGATTGGGTTGTTCTACGAGAACGTGCTGCGACCGGGCTTCCTGCGGCTCATGGGCTCCAACTGGAGTAACCAGATCATGCCCTGGCACGAGGACGCCTACCTCGTCGAAAATACACGCCCGGTGGACGGGCCGGTACTCGATCTCGCCGCCGGTGCCGGGCGGTGGACCGCCGTACTGACCAACGCATTGGACGGCGGGCGTATGATCGCTCTCGACCTGAATCCAGTGATGCTCACCTGGCTGCGTGGTCGGCTACCCGAGGTGGCCGCCGTGCGGGCGAGCGCACTCGACCTTCCATTCGGAGAAGCGACGCTCGGCGCGGTCAACTGTTGGAACGCTCTGCAGGCGCTCCCGGATCCGGCCAGCGCGATCACCGAGATCGGCCGTTGTCTGCGACCGGGCGGATCTTTCACGCTGCTCACATTCCGGAGTTCGGATGACCCGATCTACCGCTACTTCCAGAACTCGTTCCGCGGCCCCGGATTCCCCGACGGCGGCATGCCACTGTTCCGGCTCGAGGACATCCGTACCTGGCTCGACCAGGCCGGGCTGACGGTGCGAGCCGAGTCCGTTCCCGGAACCTTCATCTTGGTCACCGCCGAGCGCAGGTGA
- a CDS encoding cytochrome P450 family protein produces MRRRCPVVIDPAGTDIHAEGARIRANGSVSQVELPGGVLAWSVTGQQVARKVLSDQRFSKDPRKHWTDYLEGRIGQDFPLIGWVLMDNLTTAYGSDHSRLRKPCANAFTPRRVEALRPAVERAAVELLGELATVSPTESVDLKARYAHPLPSRVICDLFGVPEEDREEMLRGGEVNVDTRVSAEEAAANVERWHQQMLDFIEEKRRNPGPDLTSDLIAAQQAEGSRLTDSEMVGTLHIMLATGTEPVKNLIGNAVFALLTHPEQLDLVRSGRAGWDDVIQETLRMQAPVAHLPFRFAVEDVDIDGVTIRRGDPLLVNFAAIGRDPDVHGDTAAEFDITRADKEHLSFGHGVYRCIGQPLALREAEIALRMLFQRFPNLVLAVPPEEVTPQPTFIMNGLDTLPVLLKGRA; encoded by the coding sequence ATGAGACGCCGCTGTCCTGTAGTGATCGACCCAGCCGGCACGGACATTCATGCAGAGGGTGCGCGTATTCGCGCCAACGGGTCGGTGTCCCAGGTGGAACTTCCCGGTGGAGTGCTGGCCTGGTCGGTGACTGGTCAGCAGGTTGCCCGTAAGGTGCTCTCCGACCAGCGGTTTTCCAAGGATCCACGCAAGCACTGGACCGACTACCTCGAGGGCCGGATAGGCCAGGACTTTCCCCTGATCGGGTGGGTTCTGATGGATAACCTGACCACAGCGTACGGTAGTGACCACAGTCGGTTGCGCAAACCGTGCGCCAATGCGTTCACGCCCCGGCGGGTGGAGGCGCTGCGTCCAGCGGTGGAGCGTGCCGCGGTCGAGCTGCTCGGCGAGCTTGCCACGGTTTCGCCTACGGAGTCGGTGGACCTCAAGGCCAGGTACGCCCACCCCTTACCATCACGGGTGATCTGCGACCTGTTCGGAGTGCCCGAGGAGGATCGCGAGGAAATGCTCCGTGGTGGTGAAGTCAATGTGGACACGCGGGTGTCGGCCGAAGAGGCCGCCGCGAATGTTGAACGCTGGCATCAGCAGATGCTCGACTTCATCGAGGAAAAGCGGCGAAATCCCGGCCCGGACCTGACCAGCGACCTTATCGCCGCGCAGCAGGCCGAAGGTTCCCGGTTGACCGACTCGGAGATGGTCGGGACGTTGCACATCATGCTGGCGACCGGGACCGAGCCAGTGAAGAATTTGATCGGCAACGCCGTTTTCGCGCTGTTAACCCACCCGGAGCAGCTTGACCTGGTTCGCTCTGGCAGAGCAGGCTGGGACGACGTGATCCAGGAGACGCTGCGGATGCAGGCGCCGGTCGCACACCTGCCGTTCCGGTTCGCAGTCGAGGATGTTGACATTGATGGTGTCACGATCCGGCGAGGGGATCCCCTGTTGGTAAATTTCGCGGCCATCGGCCGGGATCCCGACGTGCACGGCGATACTGCCGCAGAGTTCGACATCACCAGGGCGGACAAGGAACACCTTTCTTTCGGCCATGGCGTCTATCGCTGTATCGGCCAGCCCCTCGCCCTGCGCGAGGCGGAGATCGCACTACGCATGCTCTTCCAGCGCTTCCCGAACCTCGTGCTCGCGGTGCCGCCCGAGGAAGTCACACCGCAGCCCACCTTCATCATGAACGGGCTGGACACGTTGCCTGTGCTACTCAAGGGGCGTGCATGA